One window of Pirellulales bacterium genomic DNA carries:
- a CDS encoding NUDIX hydrolase, with protein sequence MSDQPELLLQARRFHVVRISRQLADGTTCTHDVVMHPGAVVILPMIDADHVCLIRNYRMAVGETLLELPAGTLEPDEDPAATARRELIEETGHRADRIEKLCEFYMSPGVLNEKMYLFVATGLHAGKTALEVGEEIEAVVVSWDEAMRLVVAGEIRDAKSLVGLLLYDRLRPIAF encoded by the coding sequence ATGAGTGATCAACCGGAACTGTTGCTTCAAGCCCGCCGATTCCACGTCGTTCGCATATCGCGACAGTTGGCCGACGGCACGACATGTACCCACGATGTGGTGATGCACCCAGGGGCCGTCGTAATCTTACCGATGATCGATGCCGACCATGTCTGCCTGATTCGCAACTACCGCATGGCGGTGGGAGAAACATTGCTGGAATTGCCGGCGGGAACGCTTGAGCCTGACGAAGATCCAGCCGCGACCGCGCGGCGCGAACTGATCGAAGAAACCGGCCATCGAGCGGATCGCATAGAGAAGCTGTGCGAGTTCTATATGTCTCCCGGCGTACTCAACGAAAAAATGTACCTGTTTGTGGCAACTGGATTGCATGCCGGCAAAACGGCGCTCGAGGTGGGCGAGGAGATCGAAGCCGTTGTTGTGTCCTGGGATGAAGCGATGCGATTAGTCGTGGCTGGCGAGATACGCGATGCCAAATCGCTGGTCGGCCTGTTGCTTTACGATCGGCTGCGGCCGATTGCATTTTGA